The window TCGTAGGCTTGTTGGGCGATGGATTCGTATTCCTCAAGCGCTTCGTTCACGAAGCCTGCAGAGAAGAGGATCTCGGCACGTTGCAGATCCGCCTCCCACCGTGCTTCGTCGGAAAGGGCTTCACGCGCAGTCCACCACTCTTGAATGCACTGTTTGGTGCGCTCCCCTGCAAGGCCTTCGGTGCGGAGGGCTTCTCCTAAACGTTCTGCAAGGGTAAGTTCTTTTTCTTTGCGTTCTGGTGCGGGCGTTGATGGGTTTTCGAATGACATAGATAGGCTTTTAGTCTGCAAGCTGGAGATGACGTGCAAAGAAAGACAGCGTCAACGCCTGGCTCTCAACAATTTTAATAATAGGTTTCCCCGAACCGTGGCCGGCATCAAGTTCTGTAAATATGAGTACCTGATTATGCTTATTCACCTCTTGGAGTCTCGCGGCCATCTTGCGGGCGTGGAGTGGATCAACACGCGTATCTTTCTCGCCAGTGGTGAAGAGAAAATGGGGATACTCTACATTCTCACGCACGTTGTGATAAGGACTCCATCGCAAGATGTTCCCAAGGTCTTCTTTTATCGCTGGATCACCGTATTCATGCACCCAACGCATAGCAATGCCAAATTGAGGAAAGCGCACCATATCAGTCAGTGGCACACGCGAGCACACTGCGCTCCAGAGCTCGGGCCGCTGGACGCCCACGGCAGATACGAGGAGGCCACCGTTACTTCCGCCGAGAATGCCAAGATGTTGCGGATCCGTGTATTTTTGCGCAACAAGATATTCACCGGCTGCGATAAAATCGTCAAAAGAATTCTGTTTTAATTCTTTGATGCCATCGGTATGCCACGCTTCGCCAAACTCGCCTCCTCCACGGATATTTGCGATAGCAAAAATCCCACCCCTCTGAAACCAAGGAACCCAACTGCGCAAGAACGAAGGGGCCTGAATTACCGCAAAGCCACCATACCCATAGAGAATTGTTGGGTTGTTAGCGTCCAACTGGATATCCTTCCCGTGCATGATAAAAATAGGAATCTTGGTGCCATCCTTGGAGTGATACCATTCCTGTTTTACGATATATTCCGTTGCATCGATTGGGTTGTCTGTCGCGCGGTATTCGGAGTACGTTCGTGTCTCCGGATCATATCGGTATACAATCTTTGGAAAAAGGAACGATTCCACACCATAGAAGAATTCCTCCTCAAACCTATTGGTAGTAATGCCCGCCATGGTCGCATGTGCTGGGAGCGGAATTTTCTCTAGCAATTTCCCATCATAGTCAAATATATGGGCCTCAAGACATGCGTTGACGAGATATTCTACGAGAATCTTACTCTTTGTAGCGCGGCACGTCGTAAGTACGGACTCCCGCGCAGGTATGAATTCCTGCCACTCATCCAGGGAACGATACATCTCCTCATATGACGACTGGAGAATGCGGTAGTTATTTGCTTTATAGTTCGTTCGTAGGAGCACCTTTCCACTCAGGAAGAAAATGGAGAATTTTGCCGGAATGTCAGTCACCAAAGCTCTCACGCTCTTTGTGGTGCTGTCGTATATGTATATCTCGTTCTCTGTCCACGTTTGCGACGCTTCAATGCCAAGATATCTGCCGTCGGGAGATAGGGTGAGCCCCAGCATGTCATCTTTCGGACGATCGGCTCCAAAAATAAGTTCATCGGCATCTGGGTCATCGCCAAGCTTGTGGAGATATACTTTTACATGGAGATGCTCTTCGTTTTTAGGAACCGTCCCTGGTCGCGGATTGCGCGTATAGAAGAAACCGGAATCATCCGGCAGCCATCGGACATCAGAGTATCTACAGCGGATGATCGCGTCGGGAAGATTTTGATTCGTATCGGTATCCTTTACATACAGCGTTGCCATCTCATCGCCCCCTTCGGAGATTCCATAAGCGACATACTTGCCACTCCTCGAAACGTTCCAGAAATCAATAGTGATGGTGTTGCCATCCCGCTGACCATTAGGATTGCACAAAACGACTGGCTGACCGTCGAGACCTCGCTTCATATAGAGCACTGGCTGATCTTCATTTGGTTGTCGTTCTGTGTAAAAATACTTGCCACGCACTGGCATGGGGTTAGAGAAGTTGACTACCTTAAAGTTAGCTACGAGTTCATCGGAGAAACTGGAGAAAAGCTCTCCTTTTAAGCTTTCGTCAACGGCGTGATTTTGAGCTTTAATCCACTCTCGCACCTCCACGTTTTCTGCGCCTTCTAGCCAGCGATAGGGATCTGCGATGCTGTAGCCGTGTATTTCTTCTAAAATATTCTCTTTTTTTGTTTTAGGGATATTCATGAAATAACGTAGAGATTTTGTCCACGACGGTCTGTGATGTATTACTCGATTTCTTATTGCATCTTAGCCTACACGCTCACATATGGGAATACTAGGTTCAACAAAAAGAAAAGGCGGCTATTGCTAGCCGTCAAATTAAAAACATGGGGGAGCTATGCGAGCCTCCCCCATGTCACGACCTGGCGATCAGCGGTTGCACTTCTTGCAGTACTTGCACCACCCGTGGCTGCTGTTGCCGGTGTGGTTCTTGGTACCGCACTTGCCGCTGTGGTTGCAGTCGCGACCCATGGCGTCTCTCTTTCTCCCTCAAAGAAACGGGTGAGGGCACTGAAATGATACAATAAAAAAGCAAGGAGTCAATATGCACGATCCGAGCGAGAAGGCACTATTCCGCACCGGGTGTATCCGGCGTGAATACCATGGAAAGTGAGTTCACACAGTGGCGTATGTTCCTTGGAGTGAGCTGTTCGCCTTCAAACACGTGGCCAAGGTGTCCGCCACAGCGTGCACAGGTGATCTCGGTGCGCACACCGTCGGCATCAATGGTGCGACGGACGGCTCCCTGAATTTCATCATCAAAACTGGGCCAGCCACATCCAGAATCAAATTTTGCTTCAGAGCGATAGAGTGCTGCGCCGCACTGCCGGCACGTATATGTGCCCGCTGTCGTGGTGTGCACATAGGCGCCAGAAAATGGTTCCTCGGTCCCCTTTTCGAGAATGATGCGCTTCTCTTCTTCGGTGAGTGGCTGAGGTGTTACATCCATGTCTTTTTCAGTGCCATGATAGCCCAGAATGCCGCCACCGAAGTGAGCGCGGTGACAGCCATGCCCCAGAGGATATCAACCACGGTGATCACGAGTGGCCAGTTAGCGATGGTCGCATGGTTGGTGAGATCGTAGGCTCCGTAGGCGGCAAGGCCTAAGAGAGCACCGCGCCAGAGCGCTTCACTCCACGAACCGCTCACTACTGCTGGCGCTACCACAAGGCCGTAGACAGCGAGGGCATAGAGCGGATAGAAGAGTGCAACGGGTGCAAGGTTGATTGTTTTCTGGAACAAGAAGCCCATGCGCTCTGCATAGAATCCTTTTGCGATCACCAGCAACCAGAGCGCATCGAGCACTGCGAGTGGCACTAATGTAGCGAGATAAGAAGTGAGTGGGTTCATGGATAAGTTTTATTCTACGCCCTCACCCATAGGAATGCTAGGTTCTAAAAAAGAATGTCCGTGATGTTTTTTATGGCCCCGTGGTGGTTGGGATCACGTATTCCTTCAATAAACACTGCAAGTGCATCGAGACTAAACTCGTTGAAGCGAGGGGCTAGTTTATTTATGTCACAGAGAACCTCAAACACGAGACACGCGGTTCGTTTATTGCCATCAATGAACGGGTGATCTTTAATGAGAAAATACAAAAACGCCACCGCTTTTTCTTCTGGGGTGTTATATATTTCGTGTCCAAAATACGGACCATTTATGTTTGCAACTATCGCAGCAACCTTCTTTTTGCCCTCTTCAGTAAGCGGGAAAGATACGAGGCCTTCTCTATGGAGCAACACGTATGCGTGGCAAATGTTTTCGGACGTTATGGGTAGGTATGTCTTTTTTTCCTGCATCATAATCTCGCAAAGACTTAAAAACTTCCATATTCCTACGGAGTTGTTTTTCGGTCACCTTGTTCAGATCGGGCGCGGCGCCCTTTCGTGTTTTGCGCCAAAGAAATTCAAGTACTTTCTTCATATGCCTATAATACCACAGTAAGATTTATAATGTCCAAAGCAATCAGCGCCCACGTTGCGCTACCCGTTCGAGGGTTGATGCCGTGGCGGCGGCGATGAGGGAGCCAAGAATGATGAGAGCACCCATGGCGATGCCGCCAGCGGGGTCGTCACTGCCACTGAAGAAACGTATGAAAATCATTCCTGGCACCACAAAGCCGATGATGGCCAGTGCGCAGTGGCGGATTGTGCGCAGAGCTTTCACTGCATGGTGCGAGAGTGTTTCGCCTCGTCCAACGCTACCTAAGAGTTGAAACGCCTGATAGAGCGCGATAAAGAACGGAATAGAGGCGATGTATGCGTATGCGAGGAAGGGATCGGTAAAGTAGATTTCAAAGAGAGTGGCGTTCATGTTTCTGCCTTCAAAGTGGGGCTCGACGAGCAGGAATGCGAGCGCACCAATGCCGATGAGTATGGTGATGGCTTTAAGAAAGAGGGTTGGGAGGAATTGCATGGATAAAAAACTTAAGGGGCCTGGAATCTCACTCGTGTCGCCTTCGCTCCTTGCTGGCCTCCTCGAGCTAGAACCGAAATCGGGTCAAGTCCAGAAAGGATATTTAAACTATGCCAATCTTACCACAAACGACGGGTCTCGAGCGCTAGCTATCCTCTAAAATTTTATTAAAAAATTCATACTTCTTTCGCATATAGTCCTTAAAATCAATCGGGCCATATGGTAGCTTGGTTTGTTTATACTCATCTCGCAATGCCTTACTCTGCGATAAAAGCTCAAATACTTTTCTTTGTTCTTCAAATGCAGGAGAACCTCTCAGTGTAATATAAAGCTCAATTTCAAAACCATCTTTTTTGAACTCCCATTTTACTGATTTATTCTTTGGTGACGTGCTTATGCGAGAGGGAGTTCCAAATAGTTTTTCTAGCACAGAAAAGTACTTATCGAACTCAGGCGCTTCATACAAGATTGAGATATCGATATCGTTCTGGCCTGCAATTCCAAGTGCAGAGGCTCCACCAAAATGTAAATCTACGCCAGGAAGAGCTTCTCTTATTTGAGATATGAGTTCATTCGCCACCTCCTGAACATGTGGATCAAATGGTTTGACCTCAATAATTTTGCCGTCAGGCAACGAGGCTAAGTATTTTTCTTGGGCTTCGGTAATCATGTTTTAGTAAGCTCCTCGAGCGGGATAACCTATCACGACTTGGCTGCGGGGCCTGGAATCTCACTCGTGTCGCCTTCGGCTGCTTCGCTATCCTCAGGCTCACTCTTTAAAACCTTGCGGTTTTAATATTTCCACCACGGGAAAGGACTTTCCTTTCCCGACCCCTATCCTGTTCGAGTCCAGGCCCTCCAACGATAGAATAATGCAAGACCCGCCACAAGGGCGGGCTTTGCATTAAGGCTTGTACCCGCCGCCTACTGGCGCTGGGCACTGCGCTCCTCTTCAGTCGCTTGCTGCGGGGCTTGGACTCGAACCAAGATTCACGGCTTCAAAGGCCGCTGTCCTACCATTAGACGACCCCGCAATAGGGCAAGAATACAGGAAAGATGGGGAAAATAAAAGGCGGCTGGGAGGTGTCGCACGGGCAACACCCACCAGCCATGGCCTACGCGGCCAGCACTCCGATGCACCCGAAGCACAGCGCGGCAACCGTGAAAGCTCCCCCCGCCAGTTTTGCTTCGAATGCGGGCGTGACGATGCTCATCGGGCACCCCTCGGCGCCACACCAGCGTGCCACCAGGGATCCAGCCGCCATCATGCCCAGAAAGAACGAGAGCGTGCCACACACCGCGATAGCGGTTGCGAGCACACCCACTGCCATCTCCACCATCTTCACCTCCGGACGTTGTAGTGTACAGCAAGAAGTGCAGACGGTCAAAAAACTCTTGTTATTTTTGCATTTTTAGTGTATAATATATCAGCACAGGTGGGAGAGGCGCGCGTGGGCCACTCTCAAAGAACAACCATTTCACAAGGAGGTCTCCAGTTTCTCACTCCACTGCAGAAAACAATGAGCAAGGCGTCACGCACCTTGCTCTTTTCTTTACGCGCCTCCCCTATTATGGTATACCGTGCGCCAAGGAGGCACTGTGGCAAACAGAGCGCAGCAAGAGCGGCACGTCGAAAACGTCGCAATAACGCTCGGAATCTCGGCTATGGAGGTGCGCCAAGCACTTAACCTCATCCACGCTGATGATGTGCGTTTGTGCGAGCGCTCGGACAAGGCGCTTACAATCGCTCATTCGTGTGATGGCTTGCGCACCATCATCGCTCGCGCAGTAGAAGAAGTAGGGCCCGAACACCCGCTCGTGGAACACATCCTCGAGTGGTGGCTCGCCAACCGCGCCAAGACCTACGAAGAGCTCGGGGTCATCTTTCGCAACGCCCCCACGAGTAGCCCTGTGCGCCAATTGGCACTGGAGCGGCTCATGAAGATCGGGATGGTGAAAGCGAAGAACGCTGCTTCGTTTGAAGCGGTCTGGAATCTGCTGGAATACGCGCCCACCGCAGGACACCTCACAGAGACGATCGTGCAGCACGCGATCCAGATCGCAACACGAGAGCGGAACCTTCAGCACCTCAACACTGTGTGGGGCATGCTGGAACGGTTCTACAACGGCCACGAGCTACAAGCAACCTGCTTGAAGAACATCGAAGACGTTGCACGCTTCGAACTGCGCGAGACG of the Candidatus Paceibacterota bacterium genome contains:
- a CDS encoding prolyl oligopeptidase family serine peptidase gives rise to the protein MNIPKTKKENILEEIHGYSIADPYRWLEGAENVEVREWIKAQNHAVDESLKGELFSSFSDELVANFKVVNFSNPMPVRGKYFYTERQPNEDQPVLYMKRGLDGQPVVLCNPNGQRDGNTITIDFWNVSRSGKYVAYGISEGGDEMATLYVKDTDTNQNLPDAIIRCRYSDVRWLPDDSGFFYTRNPRPGTVPKNEEHLHVKVYLHKLGDDPDADELIFGADRPKDDMLGLTLSPDGRYLGIEASQTWTENEIYIYDSTTKSVRALVTDIPAKFSIFFLSGKVLLRTNYKANNYRILQSSYEEMYRSLDEWQEFIPARESVLTTCRATKSKILVEYLVNACLEAHIFDYDGKLLEKIPLPAHATMAGITTNRFEEEFFYGVESFLFPKIVYRYDPETRTYSEYRATDNPIDATEYIVKQEWYHSKDGTKIPIFIMHGKDIQLDANNPTILYGYGGFAVIQAPSFLRSWVPWFQRGGIFAIANIRGGGEFGEAWHTDGIKELKQNSFDDFIAAGEYLVAQKYTDPQHLGILGGSNGGLLVSAVGVQRPELWSAVCSRVPLTDMVRFPQFGIAMRWVHEYGDPAIKEDLGNILRWSPYHNVRENVEYPHFLFTTGEKDTRVDPLHARKMAARLQEVNKHNQVLIFTELDAGHGSGKPIIKIVESQALTLSFFARHLQLAD
- a CDS encoding DUF2177 family protein, with product MNPLTSYLATLVPLAVLDALWLLVIAKGFYAERMGFLFQKTINLAPVALFYPLYALAVYGLVVAPAVVSGSWSEALWRGALLGLAAYGAYDLTNHATIANWPLVITVVDILWGMAVTALTSVAAFWAIMALKKTWM
- a CDS encoding Fic family protein — translated: MMQEKKTYLPITSENICHAYVLLHREGLVSFPLTEEGKKKVAAIVANINGPYFGHEIYNTPEEKAVAFLYFLIKDHPFIDGNKRTACLVFEVLCDINKLAPRFNEFSLDALAVFIEGIRDPNHHGAIKNITDILF
- a CDS encoding DUF2975 domain-containing protein, with translation MQFLPTLFLKAITILIGIGALAFLLVEPHFEGRNMNATLFEIYFTDPFLAYAYIASIPFFIALYQAFQLLGSVGRGETLSHHAVKALRTIRHCALAIIGFVVPGMIFIRFFSGSDDPAGGIAMGALIILGSLIAAATASTLERVAQRGR
- a CDS encoding GrpB family protein encodes the protein MITEAQEKYLASLPDGKIIEVKPFDPHVQEVANELISQIREALPGVDLHFGGASALGIAGQNDIDISILYEAPEFDKYFSVLEKLFGTPSRISTSPKNKSVKWEFKKDGFEIELYITLRGSPAFEEQRKVFELLSQSKALRDEYKQTKLPYGPIDFKDYMRKKYEFFNKILEDS